The Candidatus Zymogenaceae bacterium genome includes a window with the following:
- a CDS encoding VOC family protein, which yields MANPFVHIELTSDDPVRAKEFYGKLLDWTLEDIPMEGDVYTLIHVGDRGAGGGIMKTPAPGIPTRWLPYIEVDDVAKKTALTTSLGGRVEMEKTEVPGIGWFAVITDPTGGVVGLWETMNP from the coding sequence ATGGCAAATCCATTCGTGCACATTGAGTTGACCTCCGACGATCCGGTCAGGGCGAAAGAGTTCTACGGGAAGCTCCTGGACTGGACGCTGGAGGATATCCCAATGGAGGGGGACGTCTATACCCTGATTCATGTAGGGGATCGGGGCGCCGGCGGCGGCATCATGAAGACGCCTGCGCCGGGTATTCCGACCCGCTGGCTTCCCTACATCGAGGTGGATGACGTGGCGAAAAAGACGGCCCTCACAACTTCGCTGGGAGGACGGGTGGAGATGGAAAAGACCGAAGTGCCGGGGATTGGGTGGTTCGCCGTCATCACCGATCCCACCGGGGGTGTTGTGGGGTTGTGGGAGACAATGAATCCCTAA
- a CDS encoding cyclase family protein, with amino-acid sequence MARKFIDLSIAIEDGLPSDPPLMIPQIQYIDHDAGAETMIPFFPGIDPKKDLPDGKGWAVELLSVSTHAGTHIDAPWHYHPTQDGGKPAKTVDQMPLEWCISDGVVLDFRKYADGYKVTPDDVDEELKRIGYTVKPGDAVLIMTGADEYWGKQEYLMKGCGMGRDSTLHILNMGVNVVGTDAWSWDRPLPYIAQEFQETKDPSLIWEAHFAGIEKGYFQIEKLTNLDKIPQTGFTFYCFPIKIKGASAGWIRAVAEVDA; translated from the coding sequence ATGGCGAGGAAATTTATAGACCTGTCAATTGCCATCGAGGACGGACTCCCCTCGGATCCGCCCCTGATGATCCCTCAGATTCAATACATAGACCACGATGCGGGTGCGGAGACCATGATCCCGTTCTTTCCGGGCATTGATCCCAAAAAGGATCTGCCGGACGGCAAGGGATGGGCGGTGGAACTTCTTTCGGTGAGCACTCACGCCGGGACGCACATCGACGCCCCGTGGCACTATCACCCCACCCAGGACGGGGGGAAGCCGGCCAAGACGGTGGACCAGATGCCCCTGGAATGGTGCATCTCTGACGGGGTGGTGCTGGATTTCAGAAAATACGCCGACGGCTACAAGGTGACCCCGGATGACGTCGATGAGGAATTGAAGCGCATCGGGTATACGGTCAAGCCGGGGGACGCCGTGTTGATCATGACCGGCGCGGATGAATACTGGGGGAAGCAGGAATACCTGATGAAGGGATGCGGCATGGGGAGGGATTCGACCCTGCATATCCTGAATATGGGCGTGAACGTGGTGGGGACCGACGCCTGGAGCTGGGATCGGCCGCTCCCCTATATCGCCCAGGAGTTTCAGGAAACAAAGGACCCCTCCCTCATCTGGGAGGCGCACTTCGCCGGCATCGAGAAGGGATATTTCCAGATCGAGAAGCTCACCAACCTGGACAAGATACCCCAGACCGGGTTTACCTTCTATTGCTTCCCGATTAAGATCAAGGGCGCATCTGCGGGATGGATTCGCGCTGTGGCGGAGGTGGACGCATAA